A single region of the Candidatus Marinarcus aquaticus genome encodes:
- a CDS encoding DUF485 domain-containing protein, translating into MKDELVERIENNPKYKELISKKNSLGIKLGVFVLVMFYAYILTIAFNKELLATKIADGMSTTIAFPIALAILVISFLTTLIYVRKANGEFEDLTNDIKDDVKDLI; encoded by the coding sequence ATGAAAGACGAATTAGTTGAAAGGATTGAAAACAATCCGAAATATAAAGAGTTGATTTCAAAGAAAAACAGCCTTGGAATCAAATTAGGTGTCTTTGTTTTAGTGATGTTTTATGCATACATCTTAACCATTGCATTTAACAAAGAGCTTTTGGCAACCAAAATTGCTGATGGAATGAGCACTACAATTGCATTTCCAATTGCATTGGCTATTTTAGTAATCAGTTTTCTTACAACATTGATTTATGTAAGAAAAGCAAACGGTGAATTTGAGGATTTAACCAACGATATCAAAGATGATGTAAAGGATTTAATCTGA
- a CDS encoding cation acetate symporter, with the protein MIRLTLLFTLFAVSLFAAGDATFEATKRDLNIPAIIMFFIFVGATLGITYWAAKRTKSASDFYTAGGGISGFQNGMAIAGDYMSAASFLGISGLIYLQGYDGLVYAVGFLVGWPVILFLMAEKLRNLGKFTFIDIAAYRLGQKEIRTLAAFGSLSVVTLYLIAQMVGSGKLIQVLFGLEYEYAVILVGIMMIIYVTFGGMLATTWVQIIKAILLLSGVTFMAFMVLNHFGFSFEALAAKAVDTHTKGQALMEPGGLVSDPISAISLGIALMLGTAGLPHVLMRFFTVGNAKEARKSVVYATGFIGYFYLVIAVIGLGAIVFLNSPAGAEFFENGQLFGGNNMAAIHLSKLVGGDVFLGFISAVAFATILAVVSGLTLAGASSISHDIYACVINPKASEEQEIKVSKISVIVIGVIGVILGIAFEQQNIAFMVGLAFAIAASANFPILFLSIYWSKLTTRGAFIGGFIGLMTAVILVILGPTVWVSILHNEEAIFPYKYPALFSVTAAFIGIWFFSITDKSGRAEEEIKAFEAQSIRAETGIGAAGAVDH; encoded by the coding sequence ATGATAAGATTAACACTACTTTTTACACTGTTTGCAGTTTCACTTTTTGCAGCAGGGGATGCAACATTTGAAGCAACGAAGAGAGATCTTAATATTCCAGCAATTATCATGTTCTTTATTTTCGTAGGTGCAACATTAGGTATTACGTATTGGGCAGCAAAACGAACAAAATCTGCAAGTGATTTTTATACCGCAGGTGGAGGAATTTCTGGTTTCCAAAACGGTATGGCAATTGCGGGGGATTATATGTCAGCAGCCTCTTTCTTGGGTATTTCAGGATTGATTTACTTACAAGGATATGATGGATTAGTTTATGCGGTTGGATTCTTAGTTGGTTGGCCAGTTATTCTGTTTTTAATGGCTGAAAAATTAAGAAACTTAGGTAAGTTTACATTCATTGATATTGCAGCTTACAGATTGGGTCAAAAAGAGATTCGTACACTTGCAGCATTTGGTTCACTCTCTGTTGTAACACTTTACTTAATTGCTCAAATGGTGGGATCAGGAAAATTGATTCAAGTTCTGTTTGGTTTAGAGTATGAATATGCAGTTATCTTAGTTGGTATCATGATGATTATTTATGTAACTTTTGGTGGTATGCTTGCAACTACTTGGGTTCAAATCATCAAAGCAATTTTACTTCTTTCAGGGGTAACATTCATGGCATTTATGGTGCTTAACCACTTTGGTTTCAGTTTTGAAGCATTGGCTGCAAAAGCTGTTGATACGCACACTAAAGGTCAAGCATTGATGGAGCCAGGGGGATTGGTATCTGATCCTATTTCTGCCATCTCTTTAGGTATTGCATTGATGCTGGGAACCGCAGGTTTACCACACGTACTTATGAGATTTTTTACAGTTGGTAATGCAAAAGAGGCTCGAAAATCAGTTGTTTATGCAACAGGATTTATTGGTTACTTCTATTTAGTTATTGCGGTGATTGGTCTTGGAGCAATTGTATTCTTAAACTCTCCAGCAGGTGCAGAGTTCTTTGAAAATGGACAACTGTTCGGCGGGAATAACATGGCAGCCATTCACTTATCTAAACTTGTAGGTGGAGATGTATTCTTAGGATTTATTTCTGCAGTTGCATTTGCTACCATTTTAGCGGTGGTTTCTGGACTGACACTTGCAGGAGCATCTTCAATCTCTCACGATATCTATGCGTGCGTTATTAACCCAAAGGCATCTGAAGAGCAAGAGATTAAAGTTTCTAAAATTTCTGTTATTGTTATTGGGGTTATTGGGGTTATCCTTGGAATTGCATTTGAACAACAAAACATTGCATTCATGGTTGGTTTAGCGTTTGCTATTGCAGCATCAGCAAACTTCCCAATCCTTTTCTTATCAATTTATTGGTCTAAATTAACAACAAGAGGCGCATTCATCGGTGGATTCATCGGATTAATGACTGCAGTTATTCTTGTAATCTTAGGACCAACCGTTTGGGTAAGTATTTTACACAACGAAGAGGCAATCTTCCCATACAAATACCCAGCACTGTTCTCTGTAACAGCTGCATTTATTGGTATTTGGTTCTTCTCAATTACTGATAAATCAGGACGTGCAGAAGAAGAGATTAAAGCGTTCGAAGCACAAAGTATTCGAGCAGAAACTGGAATTGGCGCTGCAGGTGCAGTTGACCACTAG
- a CDS encoding DUF485 domain-containing protein, which translates to MEECMNDELVQRIRSNPKYQELVKKRTGFGWKLGIFVLAMYYIYILVIAFNPTALATKLSDEGVMTIAFPIGAGIIIVSFITTIIYVVKANGEFEDLTNQVKEDVKDAL; encoded by the coding sequence ATGGAGGAATGTATGAACGACGAACTAGTCCAACGGATTCGATCGAATCCTAAGTACCAAGAATTGGTCAAGAAAAGAACGGGCTTTGGATGGAAGCTTGGTATCTTTGTACTTGCAATGTACTATATTTACATTTTAGTAATTGCGTTTAACCCAACTGCTTTGGCAACGAAGTTAAGCGATGAAGGTGTAATGACAATTGCATTTCCAATTGGAGCAGGTATTATTATAGTTAGTTTTATTACGACTATTATCTATGTTGTTAAAGCAAACGGAGAGTTTGAAGATTTAACAAATCAAGTTAAAGAAGATGTAAAGGATGCGTTATAA
- a CDS encoding 3'-5' exonuclease, whose translation MIQSLLRKWNLSRLKDKKYLYLFGEEPKDEYVCLDCETTGLNPKKDEILSIGAVLIKENRIIMRKTFNVFVKPSKNVTAESIKIHQIRPIDLENAITPKEAILELLEFIGSRPIVGYYIKFDMAIISKYTKQIIGVKIPNRMIEVSSMYFRTRHRHSEYEFVDLKFDTIMKTLNIPELGKHDALNDAIMTAMMFLKLREMTPAKSTFYEG comes from the coding sequence ATGATACAAAGTCTACTTAGAAAATGGAATCTCTCACGACTTAAAGATAAGAAGTATCTCTACTTATTTGGGGAAGAACCCAAAGATGAGTATGTCTGTTTGGATTGTGAAACCACTGGGTTAAATCCTAAAAAAGATGAGATTCTCTCTATTGGGGCAGTGTTAATCAAAGAGAATCGAATCATTATGAGAAAAACCTTTAATGTTTTTGTCAAACCTTCAAAAAATGTCACAGCTGAATCGATTAAAATTCACCAAATAAGACCCATAGATTTGGAAAATGCCATTACTCCCAAAGAGGCCATTTTAGAGCTGCTGGAATTTATTGGTTCACGACCTATTGTGGGATATTACATCAAATTTGATATGGCCATAATCAGTAAATATACCAAACAAATCATTGGAGTAAAAATTCCTAATCGCATGATTGAAGTCTCATCGATGTATTTTCGTACACGACACAGACACTCCGAATACGAGTTTGTCGATTTAAAATTTGATACCATTATGAAAACCCTTAATATTCCTGAACTGGGAAAACATGATGCACTTAATGATGCCATTATGACAGCCATGATGTTTTTAAAACTTCGTGAAATGACCCCTGCAAAATCGACTTTTTATGAAGGCTAA
- a CDS encoding DUF294 nucleotidyltransferase-like domain-containing protein: MSLRDQEAFLSNIHPFEVLSHDQMNICIKNMDIAYYPKDTVLMSPEKISENFFIIIKGIVHEYNEEEMVMDFHQEDSFDANSLIYGQTKHTFKVYEDLICYELNKATFLTLIEQNPEFKDFFLNNLVNKIQVLKNKEFTSELSSFMIARVDDTIIHEACMVEEGTKLLDAIEQSINYKTSTIIVKMNGDYGIITDSLLKMKVLLQGRDLNIPVEEIAIFPLISVQKDDYLFDAFSVLIKRNIKRIGVKNSQGEMVGVIEQIDVLSHFANHTYVVDSKIKKAKTIENLKEASNDLINTIKTLNAKGVKVHHISNLIGQLNLKVYRKLYQLVVPEELQKDACFIVMGSEGRNEQIIKTDQDNALVVRDGVDVEQYRPYMEKTTQILLDFGYPPCEGNIMVSNPFWCKNVSDYKKETAKWIEAPDMQNYMDLAIFFDSFAVGGNKELLINLKDDLFNKLHDKDVFMAYFARATLTFDTPTKIANFMTKSHNIDIKKTAVFPIVQGIRSLALRERIRETTTVKRIKILLQKKVLSEELANELIEAFEVVNTLRLKSQLIKLQDGKEIDNNIDTHTLGKIERDLLKDSFSIVNSFKKFITYTFKIDKIS; this comes from the coding sequence ATGAGTCTACGAGATCAAGAAGCATTTTTATCCAACATTCACCCTTTTGAAGTATTAAGCCATGACCAGATGAATATCTGTATTAAAAACATGGACATTGCATACTATCCTAAAGATACCGTTTTAATGAGTCCAGAAAAAATTTCTGAAAACTTTTTTATCATCATCAAAGGCATTGTACATGAATACAATGAAGAAGAGATGGTCATGGACTTTCATCAAGAGGACTCTTTTGATGCCAATTCACTCATTTATGGTCAAACAAAACACACCTTTAAAGTCTATGAGGATTTGATCTGTTATGAACTGAATAAAGCAACATTCTTAACACTCATTGAACAAAACCCAGAGTTTAAAGACTTTTTCTTAAACAACTTGGTCAATAAAATTCAAGTACTGAAAAACAAAGAGTTCACCTCTGAGCTCTCTTCTTTTATGATTGCACGTGTGGATGATACTATTATCCATGAAGCGTGTATGGTTGAGGAAGGCACCAAACTTTTGGATGCCATTGAACAATCAATCAATTACAAAACTTCCACCATTATTGTAAAAATGAATGGTGATTATGGGATTATCACTGATTCGCTTTTAAAGATGAAAGTGTTGCTTCAAGGTCGAGATTTAAATATTCCTGTAGAAGAGATTGCGATTTTCCCTCTGATTTCTGTACAAAAAGACGATTATTTATTTGATGCATTTTCAGTCTTAATTAAACGAAATATTAAACGAATTGGGGTTAAAAACTCTCAAGGAGAAATGGTTGGGGTTATTGAACAAATTGATGTCCTTTCACACTTTGCCAATCACACCTATGTTGTTGATTCAAAAATTAAAAAAGCCAAAACCATTGAAAACCTCAAAGAGGCGAGCAATGATCTGATCAATACCATTAAAACACTCAATGCCAAAGGGGTGAAAGTTCACCATATTTCCAACTTGATTGGTCAGTTAAACTTAAAAGTTTATCGAAAATTGTATCAACTCGTTGTTCCTGAAGAGCTTCAAAAAGATGCTTGTTTTATTGTAATGGGAAGTGAAGGAAGAAATGAACAAATCATCAAAACGGACCAAGACAATGCCTTGGTGGTACGTGATGGCGTTGATGTTGAACAATATCGACCATACATGGAAAAAACCACACAAATTTTGCTTGATTTTGGTTACCCTCCATGCGAAGGCAACATCATGGTCTCCAATCCATTTTGGTGCAAAAATGTCAGTGATTATAAAAAAGAGACGGCCAAATGGATTGAAGCTCCGGATATGCAAAACTACATGGACTTAGCCATTTTTTTTGACTCGTTTGCGGTGGGTGGAAATAAAGAGTTGTTGATTAATTTAAAAGATGATTTGTTTAATAAACTGCATGACAAAGATGTCTTTATGGCCTACTTTGCACGTGCAACATTGACCTTTGATACGCCAACAAAAATTGCAAACTTTATGACCAAGTCTCACAACATTGATATTAAAAAAACAGCTGTTTTTCCAATCGTTCAAGGGATTCGTAGCTTGGCATTACGTGAGAGAATTCGAGAAACAACCACCGTAAAACGTATTAAAATTTTACTTCAAAAAAAGGTTTTAAGTGAAGAGTTGGCTAATGAACTCATTGAAGCATTTGAAGTGGTCAATACTTTGCGTCTTAAATCTCAGCTTATTAAACTGCAAGATGGCAAAGAGATTGACAATAACATTGACACTCACACTTTGGGAAAAATTGAGAGAGATTTACTCAAAGACAGTTTCAGTATTGTCAACAGCTTTAAAAAGTTTATTACCTATACATTTAAAATTGATAAGATTTCATAA
- a CDS encoding sodium:solute symporter family protein, translating to MELQSLIYLFVGISFAIYIGIALWAKAGSTKDFYVAGGGVHPVANGMATAADWMSAASFISLAGIISFKGSDGGAYLMGWTGGYVLLAMLLAPYLRKFGKFTVPDFVGDRYYSDVARTVAVISVIFVSFTYVAGQMRGVGIVFSRFLQVDVNTGVIIGMAIVFFYSVLGGMKGITYTQVAQYVVMIFAYMIPAIFLSLQVTDTFLPQLGIFAQTTFEFNDGVRAIPEGTYLLHALDQSIADLGFAEYTQPGNLWNMFMLTTALMLGTAGLPHVIVRFFTVPTVKDARVSAGWALVFIAIMYTTISSVAAFSRVNLIKNVQNVEYKAFVNGELTHADGTPNDGRWFKTWEHGGLLAWNDKNGDGKIQYAAGAAFKGKPAFDGENVAEDGHRLTTNGVPAENNGKIENELYVDRDIMVLANPEIANLPNWVIAFIAAGGLAAALSTAAGLLLVIASAISHDLLGQVIFKDKTTGKSTLNEKSELMWARISAIVAICIAGYLGINPPGFVAQVVAFAFGLAAAAFFPTIILGVFDKRMNKEGAIAGILTGLIFTFGYIVYFVFLGGDKADYFLGIAPTGIGTIGTVLHLIVAFVVSRMTPEPPQEVQDLVESIRLPNNAGEAHDH from the coding sequence ATGGAATTACAATCATTAATTTACCTATTCGTAGGTATCTCATTTGCAATTTATATCGGTATTGCACTTTGGGCAAAAGCGGGTTCAACTAAAGATTTCTACGTAGCTGGTGGAGGGGTTCACCCAGTAGCAAACGGTATGGCAACAGCGGCAGACTGGATGTCAGCGGCATCATTTATCTCACTTGCAGGTATCATCTCTTTTAAAGGTTCAGATGGTGGTGCATATTTAATGGGATGGACAGGTGGATACGTTCTACTTGCTATGTTATTAGCTCCTTACTTAAGAAAGTTTGGTAAGTTTACAGTTCCTGATTTCGTTGGGGACAGATACTATTCTGACGTTGCGAGAACCGTTGCAGTTATCTCAGTTATCTTCGTATCATTTACATATGTTGCGGGACAAATGAGAGGGGTTGGAATCGTATTTTCAAGATTCTTACAAGTTGATGTTAACACTGGTGTAATCATCGGTATGGCAATTGTTTTCTTCTACTCAGTTCTTGGTGGTATGAAAGGGATTACATATACTCAAGTTGCACAATATGTTGTTATGATTTTCGCATACATGATTCCTGCGATTTTCTTATCATTACAAGTGACTGATACATTCTTACCACAATTAGGTATTTTTGCACAAACTACATTTGAATTCAATGATGGTGTACGAGCGATTCCTGAAGGAACCTATCTCTTACATGCACTGGATCAATCAATTGCTGATTTAGGTTTTGCAGAGTATACACAACCAGGTAACTTATGGAACATGTTCATGTTAACTACAGCATTAATGCTTGGTACTGCTGGTCTTCCACACGTTATTGTAAGATTCTTTACAGTTCCAACAGTAAAAGATGCAAGAGTTTCTGCTGGATGGGCGTTAGTATTCATTGCAATTATGTATACAACCATCTCTTCTGTTGCAGCTTTCTCAAGAGTTAACTTAATTAAAAACGTACAAAACGTTGAATATAAAGCATTCGTTAACGGTGAATTAACTCACGCTGATGGTACTCCAAATGATGGACGATGGTTCAAAACTTGGGAACACGGTGGATTATTAGCATGGAACGATAAAAACGGTGACGGTAAAATCCAATATGCTGCTGGTGCTGCATTCAAAGGTAAACCAGCATTTGATGGTGAAAATGTTGCAGAAGATGGACACAGATTAACTACAAATGGTGTTCCAGCTGAAAACAATGGAAAAATCGAAAACGAACTCTATGTTGATAGAGATATCATGGTACTTGCTAACCCTGAGATTGCAAACTTACCTAACTGGGTAATTGCATTCATCGCAGCTGGGGGTCTTGCAGCAGCACTTTCTACTGCAGCAGGTCTTTTACTGGTAATTGCTTCTGCAATTTCACATGACTTATTAGGTCAAGTTATCTTTAAAGATAAAACTACGGGTAAATCTACATTAAATGAGAAATCAGAGTTAATGTGGGCCAGAATCTCTGCAATCGTTGCTATTTGTATTGCTGGTTACTTAGGAATTAACCCTCCAGGTTTCGTTGCACAAGTTGTTGCATTCGCATTTGGTTTAGCAGCAGCGGCATTCTTCCCAACAATTATCCTTGGGGTATTTGATAAACGAATGAACAAAGAGGGTGCGATTGCTGGTATTTTAACAGGTCTTATCTTCACATTCGGATACATTGTATACTTCGTATTCTTGGGTGGAGACAAAGCAGATTACTTCTTAGGAATTGCTCCTACAGGTATTGGTACAATCGGTACAGTGTTACACTTAATCGTAGCATTTGTTGTATCTCGAATGACACCAGAACCACCACAAGAAGTTCAAGACTTAGTTGAGTCAATCCGACTTCCAAACAATGCTGGTGAGGCACACGATCACTAA
- a CDS encoding DUF4212 domain-containing protein, translating to MSPEKAQAYWKENIAMILKLLVVWFVVSFGCGIIFIEQLNSIEISGVKLGFWFAQQGAIYVFVILIFVYVKAMTSIDEKYGVHE from the coding sequence ATGAGTCCAGAAAAAGCTCAGGCTTATTGGAAAGAAAATATTGCAATGATTCTTAAACTACTTGTAGTTTGGTTTGTTGTTTCTTTCGGTTGCGGAATTATTTTTATTGAACAACTTAACTCAATTGAGATTTCAGGTGTTAAGTTAGGATTTTGGTTTGCACAACAAGGTGCAATTTATGTTTTTGTTATTTTGATTTTTGTTTATGTTAAAGCAATGACATCAATTGATGAAAAATATGGCGTGCACGAGTAG
- a CDS encoding response regulator transcription factor, with product MKILLLEDELMLNNSINEYLTSIGHQVTSFTDGQSVVENIDNNYDLLILDINVPNLDGFEILETLNKNKIFIPTIFISALNDIEDISKGYELGCKEYLKKPFHLAELGIKINQILKSEQKNTSHMKFSKNYSYSKTEKTLYFNNEPQNLTKKQLDIIHILALNINMIVDFERFRIDVWEGEDIDNPTIRAEISRLKKSLKEDFIKNIRGLGYKIDRYYSA from the coding sequence ATGAAAATACTCCTTCTTGAAGATGAATTGATGTTAAATAACTCTATCAATGAGTATTTAACCAGCATTGGTCACCAAGTGACAAGTTTCACCGACGGCCAAAGTGTCGTAGAAAACATTGACAACAATTATGATTTGTTGATCTTAGATATCAATGTGCCCAATTTAGATGGGTTTGAGATACTTGAAACACTCAATAAAAACAAAATCTTTATCCCCACAATTTTTATCAGTGCATTAAATGATATTGAAGATATCTCAAAAGGCTATGAACTGGGATGCAAAGAGTATTTAAAAAAACCGTTTCACCTTGCAGAGCTGGGGATTAAAATCAATCAAATTCTCAAAAGTGAACAAAAAAACACCTCACACATGAAGTTTTCAAAAAACTACTCTTACTCCAAAACAGAAAAAACACTCTATTTTAATAACGAACCACAAAATCTGACCAAAAAACAGCTCGATATCATTCATATTTTAGCACTGAATATCAATATGATTGTTGATTTTGAGCGATTCAGAATTGATGTTTGGGAGGGAGAAGACATTGATAATCCCACCATTAGAGCTGAAATTTCGCGTCTTAAAAAATCACTAAAAGAAGACTTTATTAAAAATATCCGAGGACTTGGGTATAAAATTGACAGATATTATTCTGCCTAA
- a CDS encoding cache domain-containing protein, with translation MIKVKSIYQLIVYSIIFIIVLISFFTFIIITNAFTELQDKIKMIEQNNLTKQKILIKEDITNTIQFIRYYHEKYKGKKSEVIIQNEVLKALDEMKASKNINDYTFIYLFDGTSVYYPAVKERIGENLYEFTDPNGIKVIKELIDISQKKEGGYIKYLWYKPARKKDIKKISYAIAYEPWNWTIGKGVYLDTVEQIVRQTQDQYDEKISNYVLQITSLTILLILYSIFIYKNATILIANEVREIGKYFKESQNEDKPFNHNKILFTEFRTIVNYANDAMTSIKYRTHLLEDLNKSLEEKVNEKTQELTDILEAQKQFLKKAVHEINTPLSIIQTNIDLLRMQNSDNIHIRNIESGSKIINTIYEDLSYMIKKNRVVYTKTHINFSEYLMSRMEFFNDIALSNQLFFVTNIQRDIVIEFNETELQRIIDNNISNAIKYSFKESPIYIKLLQDAQYVEFQIKTHSKTIYDINKIFNNQFYRENQVKGGFGLGLKIVKEICDDNSVIIDVESHDDETKFTYRFKTYENTPS, from the coding sequence ATGATTAAAGTAAAGAGTATCTATCAACTCATTGTTTACAGTATTATTTTTATTATTGTTTTGATTTCATTTTTTACATTTATTATTATTACCAACGCCTTTACTGAATTGCAAGATAAAATCAAAATGATTGAACAAAATAATCTCACCAAACAAAAAATACTCATCAAAGAGGACATCACTAATACTATACAGTTTATTCGTTATTATCATGAAAAATACAAAGGCAAAAAGAGTGAAGTCATTATTCAAAATGAGGTTTTAAAAGCCTTAGATGAGATGAAAGCCTCTAAAAACATCAATGACTATACCTTTATCTATTTGTTCGATGGTACATCTGTTTATTATCCTGCAGTTAAAGAGAGAATTGGAGAAAACCTCTATGAATTTACAGACCCTAATGGGATCAAAGTCATCAAAGAGCTCATTGACATCTCTCAAAAAAAAGAAGGAGGTTACATAAAGTACCTTTGGTATAAACCTGCACGAAAAAAAGATATTAAAAAAATCTCCTATGCCATCGCTTATGAACCTTGGAATTGGACAATTGGGAAAGGGGTCTATTTAGATACCGTTGAGCAAATTGTACGGCAAACACAAGACCAATACGATGAAAAAATCTCAAACTATGTGCTTCAAATTACATCACTGACGATTCTTCTAATTTTATACTCCATTTTTATTTATAAAAATGCCACCATTTTGATTGCTAATGAAGTAAGAGAGATTGGAAAGTACTTTAAAGAGTCTCAAAACGAAGATAAACCTTTTAACCACAATAAGATTTTGTTTACTGAGTTTAGAACCATTGTAAATTATGCCAATGATGCCATGACCAGTATCAAATATCGTACACACTTATTGGAAGATTTAAATAAAAGCTTAGAAGAGAAAGTCAATGAAAAAACGCAAGAACTCACCGATATTTTAGAGGCTCAAAAACAGTTTTTAAAAAAAGCAGTGCATGAAATTAACACCCCTCTTTCAATTATACAAACCAATATTGACCTACTTCGAATGCAAAACAGCGATAATATTCATATACGAAACATTGAATCAGGTTCAAAAATCATCAACACTATTTATGAAGATTTAAGTTACATGATTAAAAAGAACCGAGTAGTTTATACCAAAACACACATCAACTTCTCAGAATACTTGATGTCACGTATGGAGTTTTTTAATGACATTGCTCTGTCCAATCAACTCTTTTTTGTTACAAACATACAAAGGGATATTGTTATAGAGTTTAATGAAACCGAACTGCAACGTATCATTGACAATAACATCTCTAATGCCATTAAGTACTCTTTTAAAGAGTCTCCTATTTATATCAAACTCTTGCAGGATGCACAATACGTCGAATTTCAAATTAAGACACATTCAAAAACCATTTATGATATCAATAAAATATTCAACAATCAGTTTTACAGAGAGAATCAAGTCAAAGGAGGCTTTGGTTTGGGGCTTAAAATTGTCAAAGAGATTTGTGATGATAATTCAGTTATAATTGACGTAGAATCTCACGATGACGAAACAAAATTCACATATAGGTTTAAAACATATGAAAATACTCCTTCTTGA
- a CDS encoding CinA family protein: MYDDIFNQEDMQRLQDILRSNKETITTAESCTGGLIASMITELSGSSDVFNGSIVSYSNEVKMSELGVKQENLEKDGAVSVSVVEDMLDGVKAKFKAQWAIAVSGVAGPTGGSQEKPVGTVVIGISIPNAHKIVEVHHFDGNRKEVQIQTAKISLKKIINLLEKPLTN, translated from the coding sequence ATGTATGATGACATTTTCAACCAAGAGGATATGCAACGTCTGCAAGACATCTTACGAAGTAATAAAGAGACAATAACAACTGCTGAATCGTGTACGGGTGGATTAATAGCATCCATGATAACAGAACTCTCTGGATCATCTGATGTATTTAATGGCAGTATCGTTTCATACTCCAATGAAGTTAAAATGAGTGAATTGGGAGTAAAACAAGAGAATCTTGAAAAAGATGGGGCGGTTTCTGTTTCAGTGGTTGAAGATATGCTCGATGGAGTTAAAGCTAAGTTTAAGGCACAATGGGCGATTGCAGTCAGTGGTGTGGCTGGTCCAACAGGTGGAAGCCAAGAAAAACCAGTCGGAACCGTTGTGATTGGAATAAGTATTCCCAATGCCCATAAAATCGTAGAGGTTCACCATTTTGATGGAAACCGTAAAGAGGTGCAAATTCAAACGGCAAAAATTTCTTTAAAAAAAATAATTAATTTGCTCGAAAAACCCTTGACAAATTAA